One region of Marivirga arenosa genomic DNA includes:
- a CDS encoding OmpA family protein — MKKSLIVLFCLSISTMVFAQQDKIDGLIYRGENLFKIKNYEGTVKSLAEAVELGANEPYVNYMLGVSYLMMPNATDQLKAAPIFSKLEMQGSFSDLPQDAYYYMGQAFHKSLELEKATKYYNQYLNSLSDSQRKERADVELEIAKVENAKRLLSQKKDINIQRMAPPINSEFTEYNPVVSADQSVMAFTSLRPNQRTGRSSEDVYITYKSSGDWGEPQKIDIRTDENVGTAGISPDGQQMLVFIGSGNTGNLYIMRKEADGWSQPSAIEGLNSRDLESTGSITPDGKKIYFASNRPGGYGGMDIWVAESLGNGKWGNVKNLGAEVNSKYDEDAPFIHPDMKTLYYTSNGINSMGGRDIFRTNLVGGKWTSPQNMGYPINTPLNDNYFTLSADGSKGYFSSDRQGGYGGQDIYIFDMPEKYANIPLTMLKGKITAGEDEQPVPTKIKLIDNENNTKVDYVYDPDPNTGNYLIILPPGKNYDLIIESEGYLPYTLNINVPNQTYFYELYQKINLKLIKQFDVVVGQEVSVNNAFYDTKQEGTYSPRQANEAMLVQSDSLDVYDMMDAIIAAEDTAAFNYMMDLMYSVNPIEDVDFSANEDEMEIASRTYYYDESDTTTLKSRVVEGETIYSLPTMYVTEEAEQQKKEKAQKAEITYDKSLLEPVYKIYFDVGEAKFADKYNSQLQEIYEQLQKHDALGIQISGYASAEGDPELNRKLSNKRAIEVVNFFNYKGVVRRRIIAKGYGSTKSDTKNPAENRRVEVQIIDLNNVDR, encoded by the coding sequence ATGAAAAAATCACTTATTGTATTATTCTGTTTAAGCATCTCTACTATGGTTTTTGCTCAACAGGATAAAATAGATGGCTTAATCTATAGGGGTGAAAATCTTTTTAAAATAAAGAATTACGAAGGAACAGTTAAATCATTAGCTGAAGCCGTAGAACTAGGTGCAAACGAGCCCTATGTTAATTATATGTTAGGAGTATCATATTTAATGATGCCAAATGCAACCGACCAATTAAAAGCTGCACCTATTTTTTCAAAATTGGAAATGCAAGGCAGCTTTTCTGATCTACCCCAAGATGCTTACTACTATATGGGACAAGCATTCCATAAATCTTTGGAATTGGAAAAAGCGACTAAATATTACAACCAATATTTAAATAGCTTAAGTGATTCCCAAAGAAAAGAAAGAGCGGATGTAGAGTTAGAGATCGCGAAAGTTGAAAATGCTAAACGATTATTAAGCCAGAAAAAAGATATCAATATTCAAAGAATGGCTCCTCCTATCAACTCAGAATTCACTGAATATAATCCAGTGGTTTCTGCAGATCAGTCGGTAATGGCATTCACCTCATTAAGACCTAACCAAAGAACTGGAAGATCATCTGAAGATGTATATATCACTTACAAAAGCTCAGGCGACTGGGGTGAGCCTCAAAAAATTGACATCAGAACTGACGAAAACGTGGGTACTGCTGGTATCTCACCTGATGGCCAACAAATGCTAGTTTTTATTGGATCAGGAAACACTGGAAACCTTTATATCATGAGAAAAGAAGCTGATGGATGGAGTCAGCCATCAGCTATTGAAGGATTAAATTCTCGTGATTTAGAAAGTACTGGTTCAATCACACCTGATGGAAAGAAAATCTATTTTGCGAGTAACAGGCCAGGTGGTTATGGTGGAATGGATATTTGGGTAGCTGAAAGCTTAGGAAACGGAAAATGGGGAAATGTAAAAAACTTAGGTGCAGAAGTGAACAGTAAATATGACGAAGATGCTCCTTTCATTCACCCTGATATGAAGACTTTGTATTACACTTCTAATGGTATAAATTCCATGGGAGGAAGAGATATTTTTAGAACTAACCTTGTGGGTGGAAAATGGACTTCACCACAAAATATGGGATATCCAATTAACACTCCGTTAAATGATAATTACTTTACCTTATCAGCAGATGGAAGTAAAGGATATTTCTCATCTGATAGACAGGGTGGATATGGAGGACAGGACATCTACATTTTTGATATGCCTGAAAAATATGCCAATATTCCTCTTACCATGCTAAAAGGTAAAATTACTGCAGGTGAGGATGAACAACCCGTTCCTACTAAAATCAAACTAATTGATAATGAAAATAACACTAAAGTAGATTATGTGTACGATCCAGATCCTAATACAGGTAATTATCTAATCATTTTACCCCCAGGTAAAAATTATGACTTGATAATTGAATCAGAAGGATATCTTCCTTACACCTTAAACATCAATGTACCTAACCAGACTTATTTCTATGAGCTTTATCAGAAAATTAATCTAAAGCTTATAAAGCAGTTTGATGTAGTGGTAGGACAAGAAGTTTCAGTTAACAATGCATTTTACGATACCAAGCAAGAAGGGACGTACTCTCCTAGACAGGCAAATGAGGCTATGTTAGTACAAAGTGATAGTTTGGATGTTTACGATATGATGGATGCGATAATTGCCGCTGAAGATACTGCAGCTTTTAATTATATGATGGATTTAATGTACTCAGTAAATCCAATTGAGGATGTTGATTTCAGCGCGAATGAAGATGAAATGGAAATCGCTAGTAGAACCTATTATTATGATGAAAGTGATACTACTACCTTAAAAAGTAGAGTGGTTGAAGGTGAGACTATTTACTCTCTGCCGACAATGTATGTAACGGAAGAAGCTGAGCAACAAAAGAAGGAAAAAGCACAGAAAGCTGAAATCACATACGACAAATCTTTACTTGAGCCTGTTTACAAAATCTATTTTGATGTAGGGGAAGCAAAGTTTGCAGATAAATACAATTCTCAATTACAAGAGATTTATGAGCAATTACAGAAGCATGATGCGCTGGGGATTCAAATTTCAGGATATGCTTCAGCTGAAGGAGACCCCGAATTAAACAGGAAATTATCGAATAAAAGAGCTATTGAAGTAGTAAATTTCTTCAACTACAAAGGAGTTGTTAGGAGAAGAATTATTGCAAAAGGATACGGCTCTACTAAATCAGACACTAAAAATCCAGCTGAAAACAGACGTGTAGAAGTTCAAATAATTGATCTTAATAATGTTGACAGGTAA
- a CDS encoding acyl-CoA carboxylase subunit beta has protein sequence MAKNDIQKAVYTKPTNKEKNELLKEKNAAALKGGGEDRIEAQHKKGKLTARERIDLLMDEGSFEEIGKFVMHRCKDFGLDKQHYPGDGVVTGYGTVNGRLTYVFSQDFTVFGGSLSETHAEKIVKIMEMAMKNGAPVIGLNDSGGARIQEGVVSLGGYADIFYRNVRASGVVPQISAIMGPCAGGAVYSPAMTDFIMMVENTSYMFVTGPNVVKTVTQENVTSEELGGASTHSTKSGVTHFSCANELECINNIKTLLSYVPQNCEDPVPSVHYELKEDETRKGLNEIVPDNPNQPYDMREVIEETVDENSFFEVHKNYAENIVVGFAHLAGRSIGIVGNQPASLAGVLDNDASKKAARFVRFCDSFNIPLLVFEDVPGFLPGTDQEWNGIISNGAKLLYAFSEATVPRVTVITRKAYGGAYDVMNSKHIGADMNYAWPTAEIAVMGAKGASEIIFRKEIAAADDPEAKLDEKVQEYTEKFANPYRAAHRGYVDEVILPSDTRKKLIKAFSMLENKVDTLPKKKHGNIPL, from the coding sequence ATGGCAAAAAACGACATACAAAAAGCTGTTTATACTAAACCTACCAATAAGGAAAAAAACGAGCTATTAAAAGAAAAAAATGCTGCTGCACTAAAAGGTGGTGGTGAAGATCGAATAGAAGCTCAACATAAAAAAGGCAAACTTACGGCCAGAGAAAGAATTGATCTTTTAATGGATGAAGGTTCTTTTGAGGAAATTGGCAAGTTCGTGATGCATCGTTGCAAAGACTTTGGATTGGACAAACAACATTATCCAGGAGATGGTGTAGTAACAGGCTATGGAACTGTAAATGGTAGATTAACCTATGTATTCAGCCAAGATTTTACTGTTTTTGGTGGCTCACTATCTGAAACCCATGCAGAAAAAATAGTGAAAATCATGGAAATGGCTATGAAAAATGGGGCTCCAGTAATTGGCTTGAATGATTCTGGTGGAGCTAGAATCCAAGAAGGGGTCGTTTCTTTAGGGGGGTATGCTGATATCTTTTACAGAAACGTTAGAGCATCTGGGGTTGTACCACAAATATCAGCTATAATGGGGCCATGCGCTGGTGGAGCGGTATACTCTCCTGCCATGACAGATTTCATTATGATGGTTGAAAATACAAGTTATATGTTTGTGACTGGGCCAAATGTTGTAAAGACAGTAACTCAGGAAAACGTAACTTCAGAAGAGCTTGGTGGGGCAAGTACGCATAGTACTAAGAGCGGTGTAACACATTTCTCTTGTGCTAATGAATTAGAATGCATCAATAATATTAAAACATTATTGAGCTATGTTCCTCAGAATTGTGAAGATCCTGTTCCATCTGTTCATTATGAATTAAAAGAGGATGAAACAAGAAAAGGATTAAATGAGATAGTTCCTGACAATCCTAATCAGCCTTATGATATGAGGGAAGTGATTGAAGAAACTGTAGATGAAAATAGTTTCTTTGAAGTTCATAAAAACTATGCTGAGAATATAGTAGTTGGTTTTGCTCACTTAGCAGGAAGAAGCATTGGTATAGTTGGAAATCAACCTGCATCATTAGCTGGAGTATTGGATAATGATGCTAGTAAAAAAGCTGCCCGATTCGTTCGTTTCTGTGACAGCTTTAACATTCCTTTATTAGTATTTGAAGATGTACCAGGTTTCTTACCAGGAACAGATCAAGAATGGAATGGAATTATTTCGAATGGTGCAAAACTGCTATATGCTTTCAGTGAAGCTACTGTTCCAAGAGTAACCGTTATTACGCGTAAAGCGTATGGTGGCGCCTATGATGTGATGAACTCTAAGCATATAGGTGCGGATATGAATTACGCATGGCCAACTGCTGAAATTGCCGTAATGGGTGCTAAAGGTGCATCAGAAATCATTTTCAGAAAGGAAATTGCAGCAGCAGATGATCCTGAAGCTAAATTAGATGAAAAAGTACAAGAATATACCGAAAAGTTTGCTAATCCTTACAGAGCAGCACACAGAGGTTATGTGGATGAGGTGATATTACCATCTGATACAAGAAAGAAACTAATCAAAGCTTTCTCAATGTTGGAAAACAAAGTAGATACACTGCCTAAAAAGAAACACGGAAATATTCCATTATAA
- a CDS encoding sterol desaturase family protein yields MEYIDIFITSFKDYARYVGNEVINPHWGNYLYWLIGISLFFYALELIMPWRKNQPKIRKDFWLDAFYMFFNFFLFSLVGYYAVSNVFVELFNDFLALFGIENLVAIEINTWPVWAQLLTLFLVRDFIHWNVHRLLHAVPALWEFHKVHHSVEQMGFAAHLRFHWMETIVYRTIEYIPLAMIGFGIQEFLLVHLFALAIGHFNHSNIKVPLGPLKYIFNNPQMHIWHHAKHIPSKTGVNFGISLSIWDYIFGTHYIPKEGRDEPLGFDGMDKFPENLKDQLIYGLKPHKENSK; encoded by the coding sequence ATGGAATACATTGATATCTTTATCACTTCATTTAAAGACTACGCGAGATATGTAGGAAATGAAGTAATTAATCCACATTGGGGTAATTATTTATACTGGCTGATTGGAATATCGCTATTCTTCTATGCATTAGAACTAATCATGCCTTGGAGGAAAAACCAACCTAAAATTAGAAAAGACTTCTGGTTGGATGCTTTTTATATGTTCTTCAACTTTTTTCTATTCTCTTTAGTGGGATATTATGCAGTTTCAAATGTATTCGTTGAGTTATTTAATGATTTCTTAGCTTTGTTTGGAATCGAAAATTTGGTAGCCATTGAAATCAATACCTGGCCAGTATGGGCTCAATTACTTACCTTATTTTTAGTTCGAGATTTTATTCATTGGAACGTGCATAGATTACTGCATGCTGTGCCTGCATTATGGGAATTCCACAAAGTCCATCATTCGGTTGAACAAATGGGATTTGCAGCTCATTTAAGGTTCCATTGGATGGAAACTATAGTGTATAGAACCATTGAATATATTCCACTAGCCATGATTGGTTTCGGAATACAAGAATTTCTATTGGTTCATTTATTTGCATTGGCAATCGGACACTTTAATCATTCTAATATAAAAGTCCCATTAGGTCCTTTAAAGTATATATTCAATAATCCGCAAATGCATATATGGCATCATGCTAAGCATATACCATCAAAAACTGGAGTGAATTTCGGGATTTCATTAAGTATATGGGATTATATTTTTGGCACTCATTACATACCAAAAGAAGGAAGAGATGAGCCATTAGGTTTTGATGGTATGGATAAATTTCCTGAAAATTTAAAAGATCAATTAATCTATGGGCTTAAACCTCATAAAGAAAATTCAAAATAA